In Alteromonas naphthalenivorans, one DNA window encodes the following:
- a CDS encoding type 1 glutamine amidotransferase domain-containing protein — translation MSKHILMVMTSHELLGDTGKKTGMWLEEFASPYYAFKDAGYTITLASPMGGQVPIDPNSLADDAMTDDAIRYTKDEVARSAMSSTIVLEDVRADEFDAVFYPGGHGPLWDLSDNTHSTMLIEDMVKAQKPVGAVCHAPIVLKEVKRADGEFFINGKTVTGFSNSEEDAMGLTDVVPYLVEDALISKGGKYESTDDFGVKVCVDGLLVTGQNPASSGPAAEALIKVLS, via the coding sequence ATGTCTAAACATATATTAATGGTAATGACCTCACATGAATTGTTAGGTGATACAGGCAAGAAAACAGGAATGTGGCTGGAAGAGTTCGCTTCACCCTACTATGCGTTCAAAGATGCGGGGTATACCATCACCTTAGCTTCACCTATGGGCGGCCAAGTGCCAATCGACCCAAACAGCTTGGCAGATGATGCCATGACCGACGATGCTATCCGTTACACAAAAGATGAGGTTGCAAGAAGCGCAATGTCTTCAACTATTGTGTTGGAAGATGTTCGTGCAGATGAATTTGATGCCGTGTTCTATCCGGGCGGCCACGGTCCGTTATGGGACTTATCTGACAATACTCACTCCACAATGCTAATTGAAGATATGGTGAAAGCTCAGAAGCCTGTAGGCGCCGTTTGCCATGCTCCTATCGTACTTAAAGAAGTAAAACGCGCCGATGGTGAATTTTTTATTAACGGCAAAACCGTTACTGGCTTTTCAAACAGTGAAGAAGACGCAATGGGGTTAACCGACGTAGTGCCTTATTTAGTGGAAGACGCGCTTATCAGTAAGGGCGGTAAGTATGAAAGTACCGACGACTTTGGCGTTAAAGTGTGTGTTGACGGTCTGTTGGTAACCGGACAGAATCCAGCATCATCAGGCCCCGCGGCTGAAGCGCTTATTAAGGTACTTTCGTAG
- a CDS encoding TonB-dependent receptor plug domain-containing protein, translated as MFDTNKLSTAVKRGLLLAGSASLFAAPMALAQSDDENSAEPVEKIQVTGSRIKRVDLESVSPVTVITAESIALSGDTSVAQVLRNSSINTFGSFRGQSGYGSGASASSEVNLRGLGAGATLVLMDGRRLPGLGYDGGSSSDMSMIPMSIVERIEILRDGASAIYGSDAVAGVINIITKKQFDGVNVGYSFEDPGADGGNSSKYNFSAGVTNDKGSIVFIAEHENTQEVSDVAVSGENALDSYSTYSPVANFYDTDTSSYLYNEDLCGDVADTSIESDRCGYYYGNTTWLYGASEKNSLMTKIEYELAENLQLITRFSALQTLVMLLPQYLHLR; from the coding sequence ATGTTTGACACAAATAAACTCAGCACTGCGGTGAAGCGCGGACTATTACTGGCGGGTTCCGCTAGCCTGTTTGCCGCACCAATGGCCCTCGCACAATCAGATGACGAAAATTCAGCTGAACCTGTAGAAAAAATCCAAGTTACTGGCTCTCGTATTAAACGAGTGGATTTAGAGTCAGTATCTCCCGTTACGGTTATTACTGCTGAATCTATCGCGTTATCTGGTGATACATCGGTTGCCCAAGTATTACGTAACTCTTCGATTAACACTTTCGGTTCATTTCGCGGACAATCTGGCTACGGCAGCGGCGCATCTGCGTCAAGTGAAGTAAATTTACGTGGTCTGGGGGCTGGCGCTACTTTGGTACTAATGGACGGTCGTCGCCTACCAGGTTTAGGATACGATGGTGGTTCATCTTCTGATATGTCGATGATCCCGATGTCGATTGTTGAGCGCATTGAAATTCTTCGCGATGGCGCATCGGCCATTTACGGGTCAGATGCCGTTGCAGGCGTAATTAATATTATTACCAAGAAACAGTTCGATGGCGTTAATGTAGGCTACAGCTTTGAAGATCCAGGAGCAGATGGCGGGAACTCAAGCAAATATAACTTTTCAGCCGGCGTAACCAATGACAAAGGTAGTATCGTTTTCATTGCGGAGCATGAAAACACTCAAGAAGTCAGCGATGTAGCGGTTTCAGGCGAAAATGCACTAGATAGCTATTCAACCTACAGCCCTGTTGCCAATTTCTATGATACAGATACTAGTTCGTATCTTTATAACGAAGATTTGTGTGGCGATGTGGCTGACACATCGATTGAATCTGATCGTTGTGGTTATTACTACGGTAATACCACTTGGCTTTATGGCGCGTCTGAGAAAAACTCTTTAATGACTAAAATCGAGTACGAGTTAGCAGAGAACTTGCAACTTATTACTCGTTTCTCTGCACTACAGACACTCGTTATGCTGCTACCCCAGTATCTACATCTTCGCTGA
- the katG gene encoding catalase/peroxidase HPI: MSNAKLGDVNDSERKCPVMHGGLTATGSTNMDWWPEALNLDILHQHDTKTNPMGDDFDYREAVKSLDFDELKKDMIALMTDSQSWWPADWGHYGGLMIRMSWHAAGSYRIADGRGGASTGNQRFAPLNSWPDNVNLDKARRLLWPIKKKYGNKLSWADLLVFAGTVAYESMGLKTYGFAFGREDIWHPEKDTYWGAEKEWLAPSDERYDDVETPDTMENPLAAVQMGLIYVNPEGVNGKPDPLKTALHVRETFARMAMNDEETVALAAGGHTVGKCHGNGSAERLGPDPEGADIVEQGLGWMNHETRSIGRDTVSSGIEGAWTTHPTQWDNGYFELLLNYDWELKKSPAGAEQWEPIDIKEEDKPVDVEDPSKRYNPIMTDADMAMKMDPIYREISEKFYNNPDYFSEVFAKAWFKLTHRDLGPKVRYIGPEVPQETLIWQDPVPAGSTSYDVDALKASIAGSDLTVSEMVSTAWDSARTFRGSDLRGGANGARIQLAPQKDWEANEPEKLAKVLSVLKPLAEAAGASLADTIVLAGNVGVEKAIEAAGFSVDVPFAAGRGDATDDMTDADSFAPLEPQADGFRNYLPKDYVVKPEELLLDKAQLLGLTAAEMTVLVGGMRVMGTNYQSTAHGVFTGSAGSLTNDFFTTITDMQYTWKPTSKSTYGIVDRVSGEQVYSATRVDLVFGSNSILRSYAEVYAQDDNKEKFVKDFVSAWTKVMNADRFELQA; the protein is encoded by the coding sequence ATGAGTAATGCAAAGCTAGGCGATGTAAATGATTCAGAAAGAAAGTGTCCCGTTATGCACGGTGGCCTTACAGCGACCGGCAGCACTAATATGGATTGGTGGCCTGAAGCACTAAATCTAGATATTTTGCATCAGCACGATACCAAAACAAATCCGATGGGCGACGACTTTGATTATCGCGAAGCCGTAAAGTCACTTGATTTCGATGAATTGAAAAAAGACATGATAGCGCTGATGACTGACTCTCAGTCTTGGTGGCCGGCCGATTGGGGACACTATGGTGGCCTAATGATCAGAATGTCGTGGCACGCCGCAGGTTCTTATCGTATTGCAGATGGTCGTGGTGGAGCATCTACGGGTAACCAACGTTTTGCGCCGCTAAATTCATGGCCGGATAACGTTAACCTTGATAAAGCGCGCCGCTTATTGTGGCCAATCAAGAAGAAATATGGCAACAAGCTTAGCTGGGCTGATCTTCTAGTATTTGCTGGTACCGTTGCTTATGAAAGCATGGGGCTTAAGACTTACGGCTTTGCGTTTGGTCGGGAAGACATTTGGCATCCTGAAAAGGACACTTACTGGGGCGCTGAGAAAGAATGGCTAGCTCCTAGCGATGAGCGTTACGACGACGTTGAAACCCCAGACACAATGGAAAATCCATTAGCGGCAGTGCAAATGGGGCTTATATACGTTAACCCTGAAGGGGTGAATGGTAAACCTGATCCGCTTAAAACAGCGCTTCATGTAAGAGAAACTTTTGCCCGTATGGCCATGAACGACGAAGAAACCGTTGCGCTAGCTGCTGGTGGACACACTGTCGGAAAGTGCCATGGTAACGGCAGCGCAGAGCGTTTAGGGCCAGATCCTGAAGGTGCTGATATTGTTGAGCAAGGTCTAGGCTGGATGAACCACGAAACTCGTAGTATCGGCCGTGATACAGTTTCAAGCGGCATTGAAGGAGCGTGGACAACTCATCCAACACAATGGGATAACGGTTACTTCGAATTGCTACTTAACTACGACTGGGAATTGAAAAAATCACCAGCGGGCGCAGAGCAATGGGAACCTATCGACATTAAAGAGGAAGACAAGCCTGTTGATGTTGAAGACCCATCAAAACGTTATAACCCTATTATGACTGATGCAGATATGGCCATGAAAATGGACCCAATCTACCGTGAGATTTCTGAGAAGTTTTACAACAACCCAGACTACTTCAGTGAAGTATTTGCTAAAGCATGGTTTAAACTGACTCACCGTGATTTGGGGCCAAAAGTACGTTATATCGGTCCTGAAGTGCCACAAGAAACACTTATTTGGCAAGATCCTGTACCTGCAGGTAGTACGTCCTACGATGTAGATGCATTGAAAGCCAGTATCGCTGGGTCAGACCTTACCGTAAGTGAAATGGTATCGACTGCATGGGACAGTGCTAGAACCTTCCGTGGTTCTGACTTACGTGGTGGTGCTAATGGTGCACGCATTCAATTAGCGCCTCAGAAAGACTGGGAAGCTAATGAACCGGAAAAGCTAGCTAAGGTATTGTCGGTGTTGAAACCGCTTGCAGAAGCAGCTGGTGCCAGTCTAGCTGACACCATTGTGTTAGCAGGAAATGTGGGTGTAGAGAAGGCTATAGAAGCGGCAGGGTTCAGCGTTGATGTTCCGTTTGCAGCAGGTCGTGGTGATGCTACTGATGATATGACGGATGCTGATTCTTTTGCACCGTTAGAGCCGCAGGCCGATGGTTTCAGGAACTACTTGCCGAAAGACTACGTGGTTAAACCAGAGGAACTGTTGTTAGACAAAGCTCAGTTACTTGGGTTAACGGCTGCAGAGATGACGGTGTTAGTAGGTGGAATGCGTGTAATGGGCACGAATTACCAAAGCACTGCACATGGCGTGTTTACAGGTAGTGCTGGCTCACTAACGAATGACTTTTTCACGACTATTACCGACATGCAATACACGTGGAAGCCCACTAGTAAAAGCACTTACGGCATTGTAGATAGAGTGTCCGGTGAGCAAGTTTATTCAGCCACTCGTGTTGACTTGGTCTTCGGTTCGAACTCTATATTACGTTCTTACGCTGAGGTTTATGCGCAAGACGATAATAAAGAGAAGTTCGTTAAAGACTTTGTTAGTGCTTGGACTAAAGTGATGAATGCCGATCGCTTTGAATTACAGGCTTAA
- a CDS encoding TonB-dependent receptor domain-containing protein — protein sequence MTVSAVFGAEYSYLDFEQISDPESGLGIISGGSGGDDVYATRERQSYYTEFAIELPHEVEVSAALRYDGYELEGDTGESISTSEFSDTVPELGISWRPTESLLLRASWGEAFRTPTMSEMFATISYGFPSAYDTYYCDTLDNPGSDDSYCSSGQQHLTYYGGNPDLSPENSESLTLGVVYDVTDDLSLEVSYYQYDYENKIEDIDVDDLIAADLDGTSSSIVRDSDGKITSITSGYTNYSEVKTNGFDITANYDLATEIGDFGVNLEYSHVFSYEEEGTEWAGELFYPDNRANLTVDWTDGDKWTASWRTLFIGANGETYYDYYDYADNYFKHNVTVSYHVNDNVKVSAGIANITDEFEEYAPGEWRGYDDSLYDPLGRTMSFNVQASF from the coding sequence ATGACAGTGAGTGCTGTTTTCGGCGCTGAGTACTCTTACCTTGATTTTGAGCAGATATCTGACCCTGAATCGGGCTTGGGTATTATTTCAGGCGGTTCGGGCGGTGACGACGTGTATGCGACTCGTGAGCGACAGTCTTACTATACTGAGTTTGCTATCGAACTACCCCATGAAGTGGAAGTATCTGCTGCACTTCGTTACGACGGGTACGAGCTTGAAGGGGATACAGGCGAAAGTATTTCAACCTCTGAGTTCTCAGATACCGTACCTGAGCTAGGTATCAGCTGGCGCCCAACTGAGTCACTTTTACTTCGTGCTAGCTGGGGAGAAGCTTTCCGTACACCAACAATGAGTGAAATGTTCGCGACCATCTCTTACGGCTTCCCAAGCGCATACGATACCTATTACTGCGATACACTAGATAACCCTGGTAGCGACGATAGTTACTGCTCATCAGGTCAGCAACACCTAACCTATTACGGCGGTAACCCAGACCTTAGCCCAGAAAACTCTGAGTCGCTTACGCTTGGTGTGGTTTACGATGTCACTGATGATTTATCACTCGAAGTGTCTTACTACCAATATGATTACGAAAATAAAATCGAAGATATCGACGTAGATGACCTAATTGCTGCTGACTTAGATGGTACGTCTAGCAGTATCGTTCGTGATAGCGATGGTAAAATTACATCGATTACCTCTGGTTACACAAACTACTCAGAAGTGAAGACCAACGGTTTTGATATTACCGCGAACTACGATCTGGCCACTGAAATTGGTGATTTTGGTGTCAACCTTGAATACTCCCATGTATTTAGTTACGAAGAAGAAGGTACTGAGTGGGCAGGTGAATTGTTCTATCCTGATAATCGCGCTAACTTGACGGTAGATTGGACCGACGGCGATAAATGGACGGCATCTTGGAGAACGCTATTCATCGGTGCCAACGGTGAAACCTATTACGATTACTATGATTACGCCGACAATTATTTTAAACATAATGTGACGGTTTCATATCATGTGAACGATAATGTGAAGGTTTCTGCCGGAATTGCGAATATTACCGATGAATTTGAAGAGTACGCACCTGGGGAATGGCGCGGATATGATGACTCTTTGTATGATCCACTAGGACGTACAATGAGTTTTAATGTTCAAGCTAGCTTCTAA
- the ppc gene encoding phosphoenolpyruvate carboxylase, with the protein MHTHYDAELKDTVRYLGKTLGETIKNQLGQEWLDRIEKIRKDGRASYQGDTNCSDELKETFKTMTDSDLLTVGRAFAQFLNLGNIAEQEYNSAMNVDASIDALFKHLDKAELTADKVQEAVGKLNIDLVLTAHPTEVTRRTLIHKHKELADCLQEVHQESLTGADRSKVETRVADLISQAWHTEEIRSVRPTPVDEARWGFSVIENSLWEAVPDFLRELDGRLQEDYSVSLPLDASPVQFSSWMGGDRDGNPFVTSKVTEQVLLLARKRAAKLFALDLDRLQVELSMYDCNDALREKVGDANEPYRALLRPLLDRFIATRDGIASYLAGKNPDTSNWIESNDELLEALLLCHQSLIDCGMDVVAKGLLLDSIRRAHVFGIHLLRLDVRQDSERHADVFSELTRYLGLGDYSQWSEEDKQAFLLRELGSKRPLFPAQWGASDDVKEVLETCKVIAKHSKHGFGIYIISMASEPSDVLAVQLLLKESGVDWPMPVAPLFETLDDLNNSPSVMRKLLSIDRYRGYVKGRQFVMIGYSDSAKDAGALAAGWAQYQSQEALVAIAEEFNCSLTLFHGRGGTIGRGGLPAHAAIYSQPPGSLEGGFRVTEQGETIRYKFGMPKLAKRSLGIYASAIIEAMLFPPPAPKEEWRDLISTMAGQGRDNYRATVRHDEDFVPYFRVATPEQELGKLPLGSRPSKRKPQGGIESLRAIPWIFAWAQTRLVLPSWLGVMRAIDSVKNAENEKVVNEMFAEWPFYRSRLSMLDMVFHKADPRISEAYDERLVPEELKHFGAALREELKESIASLLELTGENDIMKADPLGKESMEIRAAYLQPLHYLQIELLDRIRKAGDDVHNPDLERAMMVTITGIATGMRNTG; encoded by the coding sequence ATGCACACTCATTACGATGCTGAACTAAAAGATACAGTTAGATACCTTGGCAAAACGCTAGGTGAAACCATCAAAAACCAATTAGGCCAAGAATGGCTTGATCGCATTGAGAAGATTCGAAAAGACGGCCGAGCGTCTTATCAGGGCGACACGAATTGCAGTGACGAACTGAAAGAAACTTTCAAAACGATGACCGACAGCGACTTGCTGACGGTGGGTCGTGCTTTCGCACAGTTTCTAAATCTAGGAAATATTGCTGAGCAGGAATATAACAGCGCAATGAACGTTGACGCGTCTATTGATGCACTGTTTAAGCATCTAGACAAAGCCGAACTCACGGCTGATAAAGTGCAAGAAGCTGTGGGCAAGTTAAACATCGATTTAGTGTTAACGGCCCACCCGACTGAAGTAACCCGTCGTACTCTTATTCATAAACACAAAGAACTAGCAGACTGCTTACAAGAGGTTCATCAAGAATCGCTAACTGGCGCAGACAGAAGTAAAGTTGAAACCCGTGTTGCTGATTTAATTAGTCAGGCTTGGCATACAGAAGAAATTCGCTCTGTACGCCCTACCCCTGTAGATGAAGCTCGCTGGGGATTTTCAGTTATTGAAAATTCACTGTGGGAAGCCGTTCCTGATTTCTTGCGCGAGCTAGATGGCCGCCTGCAGGAAGATTACAGTGTGTCGCTTCCGCTCGATGCTTCACCGGTACAATTTAGTTCTTGGATGGGCGGTGACCGCGACGGTAACCCATTTGTAACCTCAAAAGTTACCGAGCAAGTACTATTGTTAGCGCGTAAACGTGCCGCGAAACTTTTCGCATTAGATTTAGACCGCTTGCAAGTTGAGTTGTCTATGTACGACTGCAATGACGCATTACGCGAAAAAGTAGGTGATGCGAACGAACCTTACCGCGCTCTACTTCGCCCATTGCTTGACCGTTTTATCGCTACCCGAGATGGTATTGCTAGTTATTTAGCAGGTAAAAACCCAGATACGTCTAACTGGATTGAAAGCAACGACGAACTGTTAGAAGCACTATTGCTTTGCCACCAGTCACTTATAGACTGCGGTATGGACGTAGTCGCTAAAGGCTTATTGCTAGATTCCATTCGCCGTGCACATGTGTTCGGTATCCACTTACTTCGCTTAGATGTGCGCCAAGATTCAGAACGTCACGCCGATGTATTTAGCGAACTGACCCGCTACCTTGGCCTGGGTGATTACTCTCAGTGGAGCGAAGAAGATAAACAAGCCTTCTTGCTACGTGAACTTGGCTCGAAACGCCCCCTATTCCCTGCACAATGGGGCGCATCTGACGATGTGAAGGAAGTACTTGAGACATGCAAAGTCATTGCTAAACATAGTAAACATGGCTTTGGTATTTACATTATTTCGATGGCAAGTGAGCCATCAGACGTACTTGCGGTTCAATTGCTGCTTAAAGAAAGCGGTGTTGATTGGCCGATGCCTGTAGCACCTTTATTTGAAACGCTAGACGATTTAAACAACTCGCCAAGTGTTATGCGCAAATTGCTTTCTATCGACAGGTATCGTGGCTATGTGAAAGGCCGTCAGTTCGTGATGATTGGTTATTCAGATTCAGCCAAAGATGCCGGTGCACTAGCGGCAGGTTGGGCTCAGTATCAATCTCAAGAAGCACTAGTAGCTATTGCCGAAGAATTTAATTGTTCGCTTACTTTATTCCACGGCCGTGGCGGTACAATTGGCCGAGGCGGCTTACCTGCCCACGCAGCGATTTACTCGCAGCCTCCTGGCTCATTGGAAGGTGGATTCCGCGTTACTGAACAGGGCGAAACTATTCGTTATAAGTTTGGTATGCCTAAACTGGCCAAACGTAGCTTAGGCATTTATGCCAGCGCGATAATTGAAGCTATGTTGTTCCCACCCCCAGCACCAAAGGAAGAGTGGCGTGACTTGATCTCTACTATGGCAGGTCAAGGGCGTGACAACTACCGTGCTACTGTGCGTCATGACGAAGATTTTGTACCCTACTTCCGCGTAGCTACACCTGAACAAGAGCTTGGTAAGTTACCGCTAGGCAGCCGACCTTCTAAGCGTAAACCACAAGGTGGTATTGAAAGCCTTCGTGCAATCCCTTGGATATTTGCATGGGCGCAAACTCGTCTAGTCTTGCCGTCATGGTTGGGTGTAATGCGCGCTATCGATAGCGTGAAGAATGCCGAAAATGAAAAAGTCGTGAATGAAATGTTCGCTGAATGGCCTTTCTATCGTTCACGCCTTTCGATGCTGGACATGGTATTCCATAAAGCGGACCCGCGTATCAGTGAAGCCTACGATGAGCGCTTGGTACCAGAAGAGCTTAAGCATTTTGGAGCAGCTCTTCGAGAGGAACTCAAAGAGAGTATTGCTTCATTGCTTGAACTCACTGGCGAAAACGACATCATGAAAGCTGATCCGTTAGGGAAAGAATCAATGGAAATTCGTGCTGCGTATTTGCAGCCGCTTCATTATTTGCAAATCGAGTTGCTAGATCGAATTCGTAAAGCGGGTGATGATGTACATAACCCTGATTTGGAACGTGCCATGATGGTAACTATTACTGGTATCGCGACCGGCATGCGTAATACAGGTTAA
- the argR gene encoding transcriptional regulator ArgR codes for MANAKQEQLIKAFKEILKAESYGSQGEIVDALKTQGHDNISQSKISRMLSKFGAVRTRNARGDMVYCLPPELGMPTAKSPLKQLVLDIVHNNVMVIIRTSPGAAQLIARLLDSLSKKDGVLGTIAGDDTIFIAPADVTLIEELRQRVEDLFENV; via the coding sequence ATGGCCAACGCAAAACAAGAGCAACTGATTAAAGCCTTTAAAGAAATTTTAAAAGCGGAAAGCTATGGATCCCAGGGTGAAATAGTGGATGCCCTTAAAACTCAAGGTCATGACAATATTAGTCAATCTAAAATTTCCCGCATGCTAAGTAAGTTTGGCGCGGTACGTACCCGCAATGCCCGTGGCGATATGGTGTACTGCCTGCCGCCTGAACTGGGTATGCCTACCGCTAAAAGCCCGTTAAAGCAACTTGTTCTCGACATTGTGCATAATAATGTGATGGTGATTATTCGCACCAGCCCAGGTGCAGCGCAACTCATTGCACGCTTGCTTGACTCATTAAGCAAAAAAGATGGTGTACTTGGCACCATAGCCGGCGACGACACTATTTTTATCGCCCCTGCCGACGTGACACTTATTGAAGAGTTACGACAACGTGTGGAAGACCTATTCGAGAATGTCTAA
- a CDS encoding FKBP-type peptidyl-prolyl cis-trans isomerase, which produces MTDTFNTVETQASYGIGFQMGQQLQSNPFEGMAIDAVVAGLKDAFAGQAPQVDNDALRDAFGEIHKRMQAEKEEASKAVIEEGVKFLEENAKREEVQVTESGLQYEVLAEGDGETPTADSTVRVHYHGTLTSGDVFDSSYDRGQPAEFPVGGVIRGWTEALQLMKVGAKLRLYVPHDLAYGEQGAGAAIAPYSTLIFDVELLDILG; this is translated from the coding sequence GTGACTGATACATTCAACACAGTAGAAACCCAAGCAAGTTACGGCATTGGTTTTCAAATGGGTCAACAATTGCAATCTAATCCTTTCGAAGGTATGGCGATTGACGCAGTAGTGGCAGGTTTAAAAGATGCTTTCGCGGGTCAAGCTCCGCAGGTTGATAACGACGCACTACGTGATGCATTCGGCGAAATCCATAAGCGTATGCAAGCTGAGAAAGAAGAAGCAAGCAAAGCGGTTATCGAAGAAGGCGTTAAGTTCCTTGAAGAAAACGCAAAGCGTGAAGAAGTTCAAGTGACTGAATCTGGCCTACAATACGAAGTATTGGCTGAAGGCGATGGCGAAACGCCAACTGCAGATAGCACGGTTCGCGTTCATTACCACGGTACACTTACTTCAGGTGACGTTTTTGACAGTTCTTACGATCGTGGTCAACCGGCTGAATTCCCAGTTGGCGGCGTGATCAGAGGCTGGACTGAAGCATTACAGCTTATGAAAGTTGGTGCTAAGCTGCGTCTATACGTACCACACGACCTTGCGTACGGTGAGCAAGGTGCTGGTGCAGCAATCGCACCATACAGCACGTTAATTTTTGATGTTGAATTGCTTGATATCTTAGGTTAA
- the mdh gene encoding malate dehydrogenase, producing MKVAVLGAAGGIGQALSLLLKTQLPAGSELALYDVAPVVPGVAVDLSHIPTAVKVTGHGKDDLAGALTGTDVVLIPAGVPRKPGMDRSDLFNINAGIVKNLIEGVADNCPDACVGIITNPVNTTVAIAAETLKAKGVYNKNKLFGVTTLDVIRAETFVAELKDVDVASVHVPVIGGHSGTTILPLLSQVEGVEFSDDEVSSLTTRIQNAGTEVVEAKAGGGSATLSMGQAAARFCLSLVAAMQGENVVEYTYVQTDDSDDAAFFAHPVRLGANGVEEILPYGELSEFEEKAKNDMLEGLRGDIKLGVDFVTG from the coding sequence ATGAAAGTAGCCGTGTTAGGTGCTGCCGGTGGTATTGGCCAAGCGCTGTCTTTGTTGTTAAAAACACAATTGCCAGCTGGTTCTGAGCTAGCGCTTTACGATGTAGCGCCAGTTGTTCCTGGTGTAGCTGTTGATTTGAGCCACATCCCAACTGCAGTAAAAGTAACCGGTCACGGTAAAGATGACCTAGCTGGTGCATTAACAGGTACAGACGTTGTTCTTATTCCTGCTGGTGTTCCGCGTAAGCCGGGCATGGATCGTTCAGACTTGTTCAACATTAATGCTGGTATTGTTAAGAACCTTATTGAAGGTGTTGCTGACAATTGTCCAGATGCTTGTGTTGGTATTATTACTAACCCAGTTAACACAACAGTGGCAATTGCTGCTGAAACGCTTAAAGCGAAAGGTGTTTATAACAAGAACAAATTGTTCGGTGTTACTACCCTTGACGTAATTCGCGCTGAGACTTTCGTTGCTGAGCTTAAAGACGTAGACGTTGCTTCTGTACACGTACCGGTAATCGGTGGTCACTCAGGCACAACTATCCTTCCTTTGCTTTCGCAAGTTGAAGGTGTTGAGTTCTCTGATGATGAAGTTTCAAGCCTAACGACTCGTATCCAAAATGCAGGTACTGAAGTTGTTGAAGCTAAAGCTGGCGGCGGTTCTGCAACCCTATCTATGGGTCAAGCAGCTGCACGTTTCTGCTTATCATTGGTTGCAGCAATGCAAGGTGAGAACGTGGTTGAATACACTTACGTTCAAACTGACGACAGCGACGATGCTGCATTCTTCGCTCACCCTGTTCGCCTTGGCGCAAACGGTGTTGAAGAAATCTTGCCATACGGCGAGCTAAGCGAATTTGAAGAAAAAGCGAAAAACGACATGCTTGAAGGCCTTCGTGGCGACATCAAGCTAGGCGTAGATTTCGTAACTGGCTAA